A DNA window from Aspergillus nidulans FGSC A4 chromosome I contains the following coding sequences:
- a CDS encoding nitronate monooxygenase (transcript_id=CADANIAT00006987) codes for MASPQKIKTTLTDLLQINHPVLLAGMNVAAGPKLAAAVTNAGGLGVIGGVGYTPDMLREQVAELKSYLKDKNAPFGVDLLLPQVGGSARKTNYDYTKGKLNELVDIIIESGAKLFVSAVGVPPKAVVDKLHKNGVLYMNMIGHPKHVQKAIDIGADIICAQGGEGGGHTGDVPTTVLIPTVAKLCEGKISSFTGKPVQVVAAGGLFNGNSLAAALMLGASGVWVGTRFILSEEAGAPKAHQEAVRTAGFEDNIRTIIFTGRPLRVRKNDYILNWENNRQAEIKELTSKGVIPVEHDMENLPDDVDDEYLENARPYLMGKVAAVVNEKKSAKAIVDELVDDAAALLAKGNKLLAKL; via the exons ATGGCCTCCCCTC agaagatcaagacTACGCTCACTGATCTGCTCCAGATCAACCACCCCGTCCTGCTGGCAGGAATGAACGTGGCTGCTGGGCCTAAGCTGGCTGCGGCAGTCACCAACGCTGGTGGTCTCGGTGTTATCGGTGGCGTCGGATACACTCCTGACATGCTCCGTGAGCAAGTTGCCGAGCTCAAGAGCTAtctgaaggacaagaacgCTCCTTTCGGTGttgatctgctgcttcctcAAGTTGGTGGTAGCGCGCGTAAGACGAA TTACGACTACACAAAGGGCAAGCTAAACGAActcgtcgacatcatcattGAGAGCGGTGCTAAGCTCTTCGTCTCTGCCGTCGGTGTTCCTCCCAAGGCCGTTGTCGATAAACTTCACAAAAATGGAGTTCTCTACATGAACATGATTGGCCACCCCAAACACGTGCAGAAGGCTATTGATATCGGTGCGGATATCATTTGCGCCCAGGGTGGTGAAGGTGGCGGTCACACTGGTGATGTTCCTACAACTGTTCTTATCCCCACCGTGGCCAAACTCTGCGAGGGCAAGATCAGCTCTTTCACTGGCAAGCCTGTGcaggttgttgctgctggtggcctGTTCAACGGCAACTctcttgccgctgctctcATGCTTGGAGCTTCCGGTGTCTGGGTTGGTACCCGGTTCATTCTTTCTGAGGAGGCGGGTGCTCCCAAAGCTCACCAGGAAGCTGTCCGCACAGCTGGCTTTGAGGACAACATCCGCACGATAATCTTCACT GGCCGTCCCCTGCGCGTACGCAAGAACGACTACATTCTCAACTGGGAGAACAACCGCCAGGCGGAAATTAAAGAGCTTACATCTAAGGGTGTAATCCCAGTCGAGCACGATATGGAGAACCTTCCCGACGACGTTGATGACGAGTACCTTGAGAACGCCCGCCCGTACCTGATGGGAAAGGTCGCCGCTGTGGTGAACGAAAAGAAGTCCGCCAAGGCAATTGTCGATGAGCTTGTCGACGACGCGGCAGCGCTCCTGGCCAAGGGCAACAAGCTGCTTGCCAAGCTGTAA